The Bacillota bacterium genome window below encodes:
- a CDS encoding flagellar assembly protein FliW: MKIATTRFGDIAIDPDRIVTFPRGFVGFPAWRRFVLLPHRDASPFWILQSVDEPDLAFVVIDPRDALPGYVARVPAAHLADVGIESDADVERAVVLALVTLRGDPPTATANLKAPLVINPSRRLGVQVILDGSAYAIRHPILPQGATRLSPPSHAVLVTT; this comes from the coding sequence ATGAAGATTGCGACCACGCGGTTCGGCGACATCGCGATCGACCCGGACCGCATCGTGACCTTCCCGCGCGGGTTCGTCGGCTTCCCGGCCTGGCGCCGGTTCGTGCTGCTGCCGCACCGCGACGCGAGCCCGTTCTGGATTCTCCAGTCGGTGGACGAGCCCGACCTCGCCTTCGTCGTCATCGATCCGCGCGACGCCTTGCCGGGCTATGTCGCCCGGGTCCCTGCGGCGCATCTCGCCGATGTGGGCATCGAAAGCGACGCGGACGTCGAACGTGCGGTGGTGCTGGCGCTGGTTACCCTGCGCGGCGACCCTCCCACCGCGACGGCCAACCTCAAGGCCCCGCTGGTGATTAACCCGTCCCGCCGTCTGGGGGTCCAGGTGATTCTGGACGGCAGCGCCTATGCCATTCGGCATCCGATCCTGCCGCAGGGGGCCACGCGGCTTTCGCCGCCGAGTCACGCCGTGTTGGTGACCACCTGA
- a CDS encoding Rrf2 family transcriptional regulator → MSEDRLGAIHEEILQLLIQREASYARPLSSTELGLLLRVAPSYIREQVSLLRRRKLVSVRRGRGGGYYLSRANLVRHRAGVQSL, encoded by the coding sequence ATGTCGGAGGACCGGCTCGGCGCCATTCACGAGGAGATCCTGCAGTTACTGATCCAGCGGGAGGCCAGCTACGCCCGGCCCCTCTCGTCGACCGAGCTTGGGCTTTTGCTGCGGGTGGCTCCCTCTTACATCCGGGAACAGGTCAGCCTGCTCAGGCGGCGTAAGCTGGTCAGCGTCCGGCGAGGCCGGGGAGGGGGCTACTACCTAAGCCGCGCCAACCTGGTGAGGCACCGGGCGGGGGTGCAGAGCCTGTAG